Within the Streptomyces sp. NBC_00554 genome, the region ACCGATCCGTTCGGCGGTCTGCCGGACCAGCCGGATCGGCGCCAGGACCCGGCCGGCCACCAGCCAGCTGGCCAGGCCCGCGCAGAGCAGCGCACCACCGCCGGTGACCAGCAACAGCTTCCCGACCTGGCGCTCCTCGCTCAGCTGACGGTCCCGGAACTCCAGCACCACCAGCCGCACATCGTGCGGGTCGCCCTCCACGCGCACCGGAATGACCCCGTAACGCACCTTCCCGGCCGGGGAGTCGAGCCAGCCGATCTCCGTGCCACGGACTCTGGCCAGCCGCCTGACGACGGCCTCATCGCGGTCCAGCCGGGCCGCCACCTCATTCGGGCTGCGCCGGTCGGCACGGCCGTCCACGATGCTGAAGAACGCCTCCTCACGGCTCGGCAGGTTGACTGTCATGAACGCGGTCAGCAGCGAAGCGGCATCGGGGAAGGGCCGCCCGCTGGACGGCTCGCGCGCCGTCTTGGCGAACCGGCGCAGTTTGTCCGCCTCCCGCCGCAGCTGCTCGTCCACCTGTCTATCGAGCTGCGCCTGCCAGATCACCGTGATACCGAAGGTCGGCGCGGCCAGGGCCGCACCCACCAGGAGCAGCATCCATCCCACGATGCGCGACCGCGCGCTCGGCGTGCGCCTGCGCATCGCTCACCCATCCCCCCCGCCACCGCCGTTGCCGTCGTCACCGCCGTCGTCGCCCCCACCACTGGCGCTCCCGCTGCTGCTCGGCGTGGGAGTCGTCGTGCTGGGAGAAGAGCTGATGTCATCGCTGCTGTGGGGTGGCGGCGTGCTGACAGGCTGCCCGCCGGGCTCCGACGGCGGAGCCTTGGGCGAAGACGACTGCCGTGACGCAGCCGGTGACACGGGAGACGACGACGCTCCGGAGGTGGCAGAGGCTGATCGCGACGTCGGGCCCGGTAACGGCCCATCACTGCCGCTTCCCGACACGACGACTCCCGGGCCAAGCGACGGCGGATCGCCACCACCGGCCCACAGACGCCCGACCACCGCTCCCCCGGCCGCCAAGGCGCACACCACAGTGATCACCACACTCACTTTCCGAAGCGTCATCGGGCCAGTCTGCTGTCTCACTCGAACACGTTGATGAAAGAGGAGAGCTTTCTCATCTCCCACCACGGCCGGATACGCCGCCCGATTCCGGACCCATGGCGACAACTCGACGATGTCCGGATCGCGGACCGAGCCTGGCCCACCAGTCATCTCGGCACCCCGGGCAACGGTGGACCCCGGCGCCGGTCCCGCCACGCGGGTCCCCTTGGCCGGAGGACCACAGCGGCACCGCGCGCCGTGCGCCGGAAGTGTCACACGGGACTGCGGGTGGTCGCGGAGTCAACACCCTTGCACAGAGCGGCACTTGGCAGCTTCACGACACGGCCACGAAGCCCGCGCACGACCCGGCCCTCCCCGAGAGGGGCGCCGCCAGCGCGCCGCCCCTGGAGCCTGCTGTTACCGCGAGTAGCTGAAGAAATCTTTCCGTAACGAAGCCGTTACGACCATCCATAGCGGACTCACAGGCTCCGCCCGGCCGCGACACTGAGGCACTTCCACTCGCCGCATGCCAGTGTCATATTCGGGAGGCCCCATGAACAACACCGTACGGCCCGGCTGGGTCAGAGCCGATCGCACCGTACGGCCCGGCTGGGTGAAGGGCTCGGCCCTGCTCGCTGCGGTGACTATGGGCATATGGGCGACCTGGTGCAGCGCGATCCTCCTGATCGGGGGACGGCTGCCCCTCCTTGAACTGCAGGTGGTCAAGGGCGACATCCTCGCCTTCCTCCTGATGCTGTTCATCGGCGAGCCGATCTTCATCACGCTCGCCTACTGGACGACCATGCTCATCCTGTTGCCGATCACGCTCCTGACGGCCGGGCGAGCCAGGAACCGGTCATGATCTACCCCCTCACCGACCGCCAAGAGCGCATCCTCCGGTGCATACGGGAGTGGATCGCCGAACACGGCGAGGCCCCGAGCATCCGCGAGATCGGGAAGCAGGTCGGGCTGAGCAGCCCGTCATCGGTGCTCCACCAGCTCAACCAGCTTGAGAAGCGCGGACTCCTCTCCCGCGAGCGGCGTGCCTCGCGCGCGAGCCGGCTCGCCCGCTGACTCCTGCGTCTGCGCGGGCCGTTTACTCGCCGGGGGAGCCATCGTTCCCGGCGGGGTTGTCGGTAGCCTCGCCGAGGGCCTGCCCGCCCCGCATCTCTCTCTGCAGCCGATGGACCGCGAGGCGCAGATCAAACAGCGTCCGCCACAGCCTACGGTCGCCGCCCTGGGCCAGCTCTTCGGCTTTGTCTATCTGGGCCGCCATGCGGTCCACCCGGTGCAGGACCTGCTCGTAATCCAGATGGCTCACGACGCTCTGCTCCCCTCCGGCCGACGGCCGCTGTGCGAGCAACTAATCCAACCTCAACTTCTACTCTGGACATCGGTGTTCGGCGGTTGTGGTGTCGCCGGGCGGGCCATGCTGATCGGCATGAAGCCGAAGGTGAAGCAGGTCGCTTTCTCGGCAGCGAAGACCGTTACCGCAGTCTTGGTCGCGGTGGCGGTCTTCTGGTGCTTGATCGTCGTGCTCAGCTGGTTGCCGTGGGCAGTCGAAGGCGACAACGCTCGGGACAAGACTCTTCAGCCCGGTGCCGGGATCCTCATCACCGGCTTCCGCACAACACTCGTTGCCGTACTCGCTGGCCTCATTGCACTTGGAAGCCTCTACCTGGCCTACAGGAACCACGGGGTCGCGCGAGAACAGCTCGGAGAAACACAGAAGCAGTTCGCCCTCGCGCAGCAGCAGTTCGCGCACACCGAGGCACTGTTCGAGCACACCCGCGAGAAGGACCGCGAGCAGGCGGAGTTGAGTCGCGAGGGACAGGTCACCGGGCGGTACGTCGAAGCGATCAAGCTCCTGGCTTCGGACAACCTCACCGAGAGGTTCGGCGGCATCTACTCCTTGGAACGCATCATCCGCGACTCGGAGAAAGACCACCCCACGATCGTTGAAGTGCTGGCCGCCTTCATCCGCCAGCGCGCTGGCAAGACCGATGAAGACGAGCCCGACGACAGCAGTGAATAGCCCGACGACGACGTTCAGGCGGCACTCACGGTCCTCGGCCGACGCCCCATCCGCAACCCGCAGGTGATCGATCTACGCGGCACTGATCTCCGCGGCGCCAGCATGGCGGACGCCAACTTCGATGGCGTCGATCTTCGCAGCTCATTGCTTCAGCGAGCCAGCCTGGCCCGAAGCTCGCTGCGCAGGGCTTCCTTCAACCGAGCCATCCTCGACCAAGCAGACTTTTTCGGGGCCGACCTGACGGAGGCAGACCTTCACGCGGCGCACATGAGCAAGGCCGCGCTCTGGAAGGCCCAAGCGGAGCGGGCCATCTTTGCGGGCGCCTCCATGGGAGGTGTGGATCTTACTGATGCACAGCTAGCAGAAGCGTCATTCATCAACGCCCGCATGCCCGGCTGCAACCTGCTGGGTGCCGACCTCACCAACACCTGGCTTGACGGAACGGACCTGACTGGGGCGAAGAATCTGACGCCCGAACAGATCGCCGACGCGAAGCTGGAACTCTCCACAAAACTGCCCGCCGCTCTCACACGTACAGCGATCATCGAACGCCGCATGGAGGAGCTTCGCGCCGAGGAAGGCGACGGAGAAGCGTCACAATTCGATGCATGAACTCATCGGGCAAGGACAGCCGGCCTCTCGTCACCACCGCCCAGTCCACGTACTCGCTCGGCCTGACAGCGGGCGCCTTCCGCGAGTGGGCCCGCCGCCGCGGCGTCACCCGAGCCGCCCTCCAAGCCACCGGCACGCCCGGCCCGCCGTCGGAATGTGGGACCTCGTCGACATCGCCGACGCCGTACGCCGCGAACAGACCGCCGCCTGACCGTCAAGGCTGGCGACCTGCCGCTTACTAACAGACGATCAGCCGCGTGTGAACCGTTCCGGGTTCGGTGGGGACTGCGGACTGTCCCGAGTTGGGTGGAGCCGAAGCCCAGCACCTTGATTTGTCCGAAGCCACCTAGGTCGGCGGACAGCGGGCCAGCTGTCGCCAAGGCCAGAAGGACAGCTCCCATCACGACGTACTTGGCCGTTACTTGCACTGCCACTGCACGGCTGTCCACCACTCGTCCACCGGAGACCGTTCAGGTGAGCCAGCACCAGCAGTCGAAACACGTAAAACCCCAGTTCAGGTGGCTCAACACCTGGGTCCCGTCACGGAAACGGTACCTCCGACCTACGCATTACGATGCACAGACCACCGTCACCCGATTTACATCGATTTCAAGGTCAACAGAAACAAGAAACCCCAGGTCACGGCGAGTGAGTCCTGGGGTTCCTCAGAGCCGCCTTCGGGATTCGAACCCGAGACCTACGCATTACGAGTGCGTTGCTCTGGCCATCTGAGCTAAGGCGGCGCGCCGTCCGCACTATGGTGCGATCAGCAACGCGGGTAAGTCTACACAGTTTCCAGGGGTGCTCCGAACACGCCCCGGGAGACCACTTCCGGGGCGTGCGGCAGGGCTATGAGCAGCGCTTTCCCTTGGTGGCGGGGGTGCCTTTGAGGAGGTAGCGGTTGATCGTGGAGTCGATGCAGTCGCTGCCGCGGCCGTAGGCGGTGTGGCCGTCGCCGACGTAGGTGAGAAGGGTGGCGGAGGAGAGCTGGGAGGCGAGGCCCTGGGCCCAGGGGTACGGGGTGGCGGGGTCGCGGGTGGTGCCGACCACGAGGATCGGGGCGGCGCCCTTCGCCTCGATGCGATGGGGTTCGCCCGTGGGCTTCACCGGCCAGTACCCGCAGTTCAGGGAGGCCCAGGCCAGGCCCTCACCGAAGACGGGGGACATCTTCTCGAAAGAGGGGAGCGCCTTCTCCACCTGGTCGGGGCGGGAGAAGGCAGCCGGCAGGTCGAGGCAGTTCACGGCCGCGTTGGCGAACATCAGGTTGGCGTACCTGCCGTCGGCGTCGCGCTCGTAGTAACTGTCGGAGAGGGAGAGCAGGCCCGCGCCGTCCTTCTCCTTCATCGCCGCGGTGAGCGCCTCGCGCAGCTGCTGCCAGGCCGCCTCGTCGTACATCGCCGCGATCACACCCGTCGTCGCGAGCGCCTCGCCGAGTTCGCGGCCGTCCGCGTCGCCCGCCGGGATCGGAGCCGCGTCGAGCTGCTGGAAGAAGGCCTTGAGGTTCTTGCCCGCCTGTTCCGCACTGGTGCCCTTGCCGCCCAGCGGGCAGTCGCTCCGGCCTACGCAGTCCTTCGCGAACGACTGGAAGGCCGTCTCGAAGCCCGCCGTCTGCCCCTCGGTCAGCTTGCGGGCACTGAGCGAGGGATCCATCGCGCCGTCCAGGACCAGCCGGCCCACCCGGTCGGGAAAGAGCCCGGCGTACGTCGCCCCGAGGAACGTTCCGTACGACGCCCCCACGTACGTCAGCTTCTTGTCGCCAAGGACGGCCCGCAGCATGTCCATGTCGCGGGCCGTCTCCACCGTGGAGACGTGCCTCAGCAGGTCGGGCGAGTGCTGCCCGCACCCCTCCGCGAACTGCTTGTAGGCGTCGACCAGTTGGTCCGTCTCCTGCCCGTCGTCGGGGGTGGTGTCCGTCTGCGTGTACGTGTCCATCTCACGGCCGGTGAGGCACTCGACCGGCTCGCTGCGGGCCACGCCGCGCGGGTCGACGGCGACCATGTCGTAGCGGGCGCGGACCTCCGCGGGGTAGCCGATGCCGGCGTACGCCTGGAGGTAGCCGACCGCCGAGCCGCCCGGCCCTCCCGGGTTGACCAGCAGCGAACCGAGACGCTTCCCCGGACCCGTGGCCTTCTTGCGGGAGACGGCCAGCCGGATGTCGCCCGAAGCCGGCTTCGCGTAGTCCAGCGGCGCCTTCATCGTGGCGCACTCGAAGCCGGGCACACCGCAGGTACGCCAGGTCAGCTTCTGCCCGTAGTACCGCGACAGTGCCGCCGGTGTGGAACTGGGCAGCGCGGCCAGCGCCGAGTCCGCCGTCGACGCCGTGGTCGAACTCCCCGAGGAGCAGGCCGAGACGAGCAGTGCGGTCGCGGCCAGCAGCACGCCGCCCACCCGGAGGGACCGCGACGGCGTACGGGGCGGCCTAGGGGAACTGATCGGCCGGCCGGACCGGGCCGGCCGAGGAGTGCGCCTGATGTACATCTCGCGAGCGTAACCTTGCGCGACCAGTTGATCACCATCAGTTGCCCAAGCGCCTCGTTTGAGTGACGCGGTCAACCAGTCACGCCGACCAGGCCTGCATCACTGGGTACACGGACCACGCAGACCTCGCCGGTAGGGCCCAAAAGCCGGAAGCCGGAGGCCCGGAGACCCCGGAAGCCCGAAGCCGGAAGCCGGAAGCCCGGAGCCGGAGACCCCGATGCCGGGGATACCGGGACGCCGTCAGCCCGCCCGCAGCGCCATCGTCATCGCCTCCACCGCGAGCAGCGGAGCCACATTGCGGTCGAGGGCCTCGCGGCACGCGGCGATCGCGTCGATGCGGCGCAGGGTCGCCTCCGGTGGGCCACCGCGGGCCAGCCGCTCCAGGACGTCCTCGGACTCCGTGTTGGCGAGGGCCACCCGCGAGCCGAGCTGGAGGGCGAGGACGTCGCGGTAGAACCCGGTGAGG harbors:
- a CDS encoding pentapeptide repeat-containing protein, with amino-acid sequence MIDLRGTDLRGASMADANFDGVDLRSSLLQRASLARSSLRRASFNRAILDQADFFGADLTEADLHAAHMSKAALWKAQAERAIFAGASMGGVDLTDAQLAEASFINARMPGCNLLGADLTNTWLDGTDLTGAKNLTPEQIADAKLELSTKLPAALTRTAIIERRMEELRAEEGDGEASQFDA
- a CDS encoding MarR family transcriptional regulator, with product MIYPLTDRQERILRCIREWIAEHGEAPSIREIGKQVGLSSPSSVLHQLNQLEKRGLLSRERRASRASRLAR
- a CDS encoding alpha/beta hydrolase, whose amino-acid sequence is MYIRRTPRPARSGRPISSPRPPRTPSRSLRVGGVLLAATALLVSACSSGSSTTASTADSALAALPSSTPAALSRYYGQKLTWRTCGVPGFECATMKAPLDYAKPASGDIRLAVSRKKATGPGKRLGSLLVNPGGPGGSAVGYLQAYAGIGYPAEVRARYDMVAVDPRGVARSEPVECLTGREMDTYTQTDTTPDDGQETDQLVDAYKQFAEGCGQHSPDLLRHVSTVETARDMDMLRAVLGDKKLTYVGASYGTFLGATYAGLFPDRVGRLVLDGAMDPSLSARKLTEGQTAGFETAFQSFAKDCVGRSDCPLGGKGTSAEQAGKNLKAFFQQLDAAPIPAGDADGRELGEALATTGVIAAMYDEAAWQQLREALTAAMKEKDGAGLLSLSDSYYERDADGRYANLMFANAAVNCLDLPAAFSRPDQVEKALPSFEKMSPVFGEGLAWASLNCGYWPVKPTGEPHRIEAKGAAPILVVGTTRDPATPYPWAQGLASQLSSATLLTYVGDGHTAYGRGSDCIDSTINRYLLKGTPATKGKRCS